In Microbacterium maritypicum, the following are encoded in one genomic region:
- the hemE gene encoding uroporphyrinogen decarboxylase: MALSDAPLLRALAGDRPAHAPVWFMRQAGRSLPEYRDLRVGTRMLDACLTPDLAAEITLQPVRRHGVDAAVFFSDIVIPLRLAGVDVEIEPGRGPVFANPVRTASDVDRITAIDPDGLDGTAIAEAVRLVTAELGDTPLIGFAGAPFTLAAYLVEGGPSKEHLRARGMMHSDPDSWNRLAGWLAKVSRRFLETQRDAGASVVQLFDSWAGSLSTADYRAFVAPHSRAALEGIGLPTIHFGVGTGPFLADMRLDGIADGVGVDWRQPLDEAAAILGPDVTVQGNIDPALLSAPWPVLEAHVRDVIARGRAARAHILNLGHGVPPETDPDQLTRIVELAHTV, translated from the coding sequence ATGGCCCTCTCCGACGCTCCGCTCCTGCGCGCCCTCGCAGGCGACCGCCCCGCCCATGCTCCGGTGTGGTTCATGCGGCAGGCCGGCAGGTCGCTCCCCGAGTACCGCGACCTGCGCGTCGGGACCCGGATGCTCGACGCCTGCCTCACGCCCGACCTCGCCGCTGAGATCACGCTGCAGCCGGTACGCCGCCACGGGGTGGATGCGGCCGTCTTCTTCAGTGACATCGTCATCCCGCTGCGCCTCGCCGGGGTCGACGTCGAGATCGAGCCGGGGCGTGGGCCGGTGTTCGCGAACCCGGTGCGCACCGCATCCGACGTCGATCGCATCACGGCCATCGACCCCGACGGCCTCGACGGCACGGCGATCGCCGAGGCCGTGCGCCTCGTCACGGCCGAGCTCGGCGACACCCCGCTGATCGGTTTCGCGGGTGCCCCCTTCACTCTCGCGGCCTACCTCGTCGAGGGCGGCCCCTCCAAGGAGCACCTGCGTGCACGGGGCATGATGCACTCCGACCCCGACTCGTGGAACCGTCTCGCCGGCTGGCTCGCGAAGGTCTCGCGCCGCTTCCTCGAGACCCAGCGCGATGCCGGGGCATCCGTCGTGCAGCTCTTCGACAGCTGGGCCGGCTCGCTGAGCACCGCGGACTACCGCGCCTTCGTCGCCCCGCACTCCCGCGCGGCACTCGAGGGCATCGGCCTGCCGACCATCCACTTCGGTGTCGGCACGGGTCCGTTCCTCGCCGACATGCGCCTCGACGGCATCGCCGACGGTGTCGGCGTCGACTGGCGTCAGCCGCTGGATGAGGCCGCCGCGATCCTCGGCCCGGATGTCACGGTGCAGGGCAACATCGACCCCGCCCTGCTCTCCGCCCCCTGGCCCGTGCTGGAGGCACACGTGCGCGATGTGATCGCGCGCGGCCGCGCGGCCCGGGCACACATCCTCAACCTCGGCCACGGCGTCCCGCCCGAGACCGACCCCGACCAGCTCACCCGCATCGTCGAGCTCGCGCACACCGTCTGA